A window of Tepidisphaeraceae bacterium genomic DNA:
GGCCGCGTCGCGCATCTCTCGCGCATCGGCCAGCGTGGCGGCGAGCGGCTTTTCGCAGAAGACGTGCTTGCCGGCCTCCAGCGCCGCCAGCGTCATGTCCTTGTGCTGATTGTTCGGCGTACCGATGTCCACCAGCTGTACGTCCGGGTTCGTGACCGCCGTCCGCCAGTCGATCGACGCCGTCTGCCAACCCCAGCGATCCTTGAACGCCTCGAGGTCCGCACGATTGCGTCCGACGACCGTATGCATCACCGGCTGCACCGGCACGTCGAAGAACTTGCCGACCTTCATGTACGCGTTGCTGTGAGCACGGCCCATGAACTTGTAGCCGATCATGCAGACGTTGAGCGATTTCGCCGCCATAGATGGGTTTCCTTTCCGATTTGAAGTGCGCGAAGTGTAGCGGCAACGTTCCGAGGTGAAAACATCAACATGAAACGACATCGGCCCCGCCCGCGTGGTGCGGGCGAGGCCGATGCTTGGTTCGCAATAGTCTCGGCCCTGCCGCTTCAGCGGCAAGGGGCAGCTTGTCGCACGCGCGTTGCGAGGCTAAACGCGACGACGGCGCAGCGCCATCAATCCGCCCACGGCCAGCAATCCGAGGGTCGTCGGCTCCGGAACGGCGGCGATGACGCCGGGCGAACCGATCTCGCCGTCCGTGAGCGACGCGAATGCGCCGTTCACGCCGATCTCGCTCAGCGTCGAAATCAGCCCCGTCGCGCCCGCAGCGTTGTCGAACGTGACGCGGTCCGTCGAGGCGCCGAATTCAACGCTGGTGATGACCGTCCCGCTTCCATCAAAAATGTTGATGGCATCGCCACCCGTGCTCAGGCCAATGCCCGCGCCACCGTAGGCGCCTATCAGAAAGCCGGCTGGCACGTTCGAGCCGAACCAAGCATCCAGAAAGTCGGCAATCTTGGTCGGATCGTTGGTGCCGTCGGCGTTCGATTCCATGAACACCGCCGACGATCCCGCGGGCAGGCTCGTCACACCGCGAAGCGCGCGGGCCGTCAAGAAGCTGGCCGAACTGTCGTCCACGGCCCAGCCGGCGATGTCGACGGCCGACGACCCGGTGTTCGTCAGTTCGAACCAATCGGAACCGTACGAGCTTAAACCGCTGCCGGAGGGGTGAACCTCCGTTACGACGATACTCGCGTGCCCGGTCGACGTCAGGCTGACGCTCACAAGGGCCATGGCCGCAACGGCGGCAAACAGTTGTGACTTCTTCATTCTGATCCTCCCGCCCCATTCAGGGGCAATTTCGGTGACGCAGACGTTCAGGCCACATCCTCACGTGAGGCGCGCGCCCGGACTCATTCGTGCCGTGTCCGTTCGATCGATTGATTGATTGGTTAAAGCGCATCCTTCAGCGGTCGGTGCGCTCCCGTCATGCCCGCTTGCGTCGCTCAGGGCGCTGCATCGGCATCGCTGAGCGACCAGCGCAGGAAGCCCGGGCGGTTCATGGTCTCGTCGAATACCCCCGCGGTCGTCGCGTCCTTGTGGGACACGAACTGCACGTGTCCGTCGGCGAACAGCATATTCCCGCCCCGCGATTTGCGGTGGCGCGTGGTGAAGCGCTGGTAGTCGCCCTTGATGCGGTTCAGGTCACGGCTGGTGAGCCGGTCCGCGTCGCCACCCTGTGACTGGTAATAGGCATCGTCGGACGCGTTCACCTCACCGCCGCGCATGCGCTTCTCGAGCATCAGCACGAACTCCGATGCGGGCCGCAGCCGAGCCATCTTCAGGCCGGGGGTGCCGTCGGACATCTTCGAGTTAAGCACGTAGCAGATGAACGTGTCGCGCGCCTGCCCCGCACTTGAGGCGGCGGTGCGGCCGTACATCGTGAAGTAGCCGTTGTTCACGTTGGTCGCCGGGCTGCTGGTGCGGTTGACGGCGGTGCTGGCGACCGGGCAGACGAAGATGCTGTTGTCGCCGTCGAGTGGCAGTCGCGTGGTTCCCGCGATGTGATCGGCGTACATCTGGTTGTAGCTCTTGCCGTTCAGCAGAGGTGGGACGGCGTTGAACCATAGCCCGTCCGAGTCCCAGCCGCGTAGGTCTGGACCGGTGATGCGGTTGCCGTTGCTGTTGCCATCTTCTGGGCCATCGCTTGGCATCGTGCCCTTGTTGGCGTCCACGTACATCGTGAAGCCCAGGCCCCACTGGCGCAGGTTGCTGGCGCACTGCACCTCGCGTGCAGACTCACGCGCTTTCCCGAGCGACGGCAACAAAATCCCCAGTAGCAGAGCGATAATTCCAATCACTACGAGCAGTTCGACCAACGTGAAGCCACGACGATTCTTCTGCATGTCTAGTCCTTCCAGTTCAATTCGCGGGCGTCTTGCCCGCGGCGGTTAGTGCTTTACGTACTTGTTCGATGTCGGCGCCCGCCCGCGCGTCGGCAGTGACGGTGGCGAAGTCGGCTTTGAGTTGCCGGTTGTATTCCAAGGCTCGCGCGTCGAGCGTGCGGACGAGGTCCGGTGTCAGTCGACCGGCAATCGCGGTGGCGTCAGTGGTCGTGCGGCGGTGAGCGGCGCCGGTGACAGCGCCCCAGATTTCTGCCATCTCCAGTAGTTCAGCAAGATTGCCCACGTCCTCGGTGTCCAGTTCGTCGCTCCAGGGCTCGCGCAGGCTGATCCAGTAGGATGCGCCGTTCACGTCCATCGTGCCGCACACCCACGGTTGCGTGTCCAGCGCCGCCTGCATGTTCGCCACGCATCGCTGGGCTGGCGTGCGCTCGTCCAGTGGAACGACGCCTGCCCGCTCGGCGGCGCTGGGGATCTGTTGCTTCAGGTAGACGACGGCGTCGCCATCGATGCCGGTCAGCGGATTGGCCAGCAACACGTAACACTTTCGCAACCCTTGGCTACCGGACGACCCCACGCGCGACCGCAGCACGACGCCCTTCATTGCCGCGCGCACTTCTTCCGTCCCGCGAAGGCGGAACTGCGCCTTCAGGTCCGGCGATTCGTCGATGGCCGCTGCAAGCGCCGCGGCGATCGCGTCGGCCTGCTCGCTGGCGTCCTGCAACACCTCTTTGACCTTGCTCGACTTGCTCGTGATGGTTGCGTGGAACCGGTTCGTGTCATCCAGCAGTTCCTTCCGTGCGCCGTCGAATGGCTTTCGTTCCTTCGCCAGCATCTTGCGGACCTGTACGTTCCCCGCGAGATCGGCCGCCGCCGACTTAGCTTCAGACGTTAATGCCTCTCGATAGCGGCCGAGCATCGCCTCGGTCACCTTGGCGCGGTCGGCGGCCGCCAGCGTCATGCCGTTCGTTTCCGCGACAAGGTTCAGGCTGATCAGCCCGTGCAGCAGTTCCAATTGAAACGGCAGGCGGGCGCTGTCGTCGAAATCCACCCAACCGAACGCCAGCTTGCCCGGTTCCACGGCGTAGGTTCCGATGTTGCCCGGGTGCAGGTCGCCGTGACAGATGACGTACGCGGCATCGTCGGCCAGCCAGTCGGTGGTGTGCTGTTTGGCCCAGCGGTAGTAGAGGTCCTTCGTCCCCCGCCAGAACTTGTACTTCGACTCGGTGATCGCGGCGACCTTCATCGGGAAGCCGTACGGATCGCCCGCCTGCACGTACGGCGACCATGCGTCGCGCAGCACGGCGTACGGATCGCTCTGCTGCTGGCCCAAGGCAACCGCCGACGACCCACCGATCGCCGCGCCTAGCACGACGCTCATGGCGACGTGGCGAATGCATCTAAACAGCCGATGGCGAGCGATAGGGAGGGACATGTCCATTTCAGAGCATCTTCTGCAAGGTTGGCGACTTTCTATCACCGCCATCCACGGTTGGGGGTTATCACCGCGGTGGCGCTGGGTCGTTTCAGCAACGCGCATGCGTTGCGCTAATTGTCGAGGCTGCTGCAAAGGTGACGCTGCCACGCGCTCGGCGGTATGATCGATCTTGTATGCGATACGCCCGCCCTGCCCACCGCCGCTGCCTTGTCCTGCTGATGGTCGCCGTCACGATCGGTGGTGGCATCGCCACGGCCAGGTCGCAGGACGGCACGATCAACCTGCGTCGAACGGTCGCCGTGGACGTGGTCGACAAGACGAAGGACGCCGTCGTCAACATCGCGGCGCGGCGGTTCGTGAACCAGCGGGTGAACGCGCTGGGGGGCAACCCGATGTTCGACACGCGCGAGGTCGTGAAGGTGCCGTCCAACTCACTGGGCAGCGGGATCATCGTGCATGCCGACGGCTACGTGGTGACGAACAACCACGTCGTTGACCGCGCGCGGCAGGTCATCGTCGAGATGAACGACGGTCGAAAGCTGCCGGCCACCCTTATCAGCGCCGATGCCGGCGCCGACCTGGCGATCCTGAAGATCACCACCGACCAACC
This region includes:
- a CDS encoding lamin tail domain-containing protein; the encoded protein is MKKSQLFAAVAAMALVSVSLTSTGHASIVVTEVHPSGSGLSSYGSDWFELTNTGSSAVDIAGWAVDDSSASFLTARALRGVTSLPAGSSAVFMESNADGTNDPTKIADFLDAWFGSNVPAGFLIGAYGGAGIGLSTGGDAINIFDGSGTVITSVEFGASTDRVTFDNAAGATGLISTLSEIGVNGAFASLTDGEIGSPGVIAAVPEPTTLGLLAVGGLMALRRRRV
- a CDS encoding DUF1559 domain-containing protein, which codes for MQKNRRGFTLVELLVVIGIIALLLGILLPSLGKARESAREVQCASNLRQWGLGFTMYVDANKGTMPSDGPEDGNSNGNRITGPDLRGWDSDGLWFNAVPPLLNGKSYNQMYADHIAGTTRLPLDGDNSIFVCPVASTAVNRTSSPATNVNNGYFTMYGRTAASSAGQARDTFICYVLNSKMSDGTPGLKMARLRPASEFVLMLEKRMRGGEVNASDDAYYQSQGGDADRLTSRDLNRIKGDYQRFTTRHRKSRGGNMLFADGHVQFVSHKDATTAGVFDETMNRPGFLRWSLSDADAAP
- a CDS encoding DUF2252 family protein translates to MSVVLGAAIGGSSAVALGQQQSDPYAVLRDAWSPYVQAGDPYGFPMKVAAITESKYKFWRGTKDLYYRWAKQHTTDWLADDAAYVICHGDLHPGNIGTYAVEPGKLAFGWVDFDDSARLPFQLELLHGLISLNLVAETNGMTLAAADRAKVTEAMLGRYREALTSEAKSAAADLAGNVQVRKMLAKERKPFDGARKELLDDTNRFHATITSKSSKVKEVLQDASEQADAIAAALAAAIDESPDLKAQFRLRGTEEVRAAMKGVVLRSRVGSSGSQGLRKCYVLLANPLTGIDGDAVVYLKQQIPSAAERAGVVPLDERTPAQRCVANMQAALDTQPWVCGTMDVNGASYWISLREPWSDELDTEDVGNLAELLEMAEIWGAVTGAAHRRTTTDATAIAGRLTPDLVRTLDARALEYNRQLKADFATVTADARAGADIEQVRKALTAAGKTPAN